The DNA segment TCGTAATACGGGCTGATGATCTTCCGCCGCCTCGATAATCTCTAATTCCATACTTTTTATAATAGGTGTAGTCGGCATGTGACGGACGGAACAGATTACGTATATTATTGTAATCTTGAGAATGCTGGTTGGTATTATGGACTGCAAATCCAATAGAACATCCAGTAGACTTTCCTTCGAAAATACCACTGAAAAATTCAACTTTATCAGCTTCATCCCGCCCGGTTGTAATGTGACTTTGACCAGGGCGCCTTCTATTTAGCTCGCTCTGAATGAAGTCTAAATTGATTTCTATGCCTGCCGGAAATCCATCTATAACGCCCCCAACAGCTTCACCATGACTTTCGCCAAATGATGTCAGTGTAAATATATTGCCGAAAACATTTCTCATATTTATATATAATTAATGGCAATGCCCACAACCGCAATCGTGATCGTGTCCTTCGCCGCAATCACCTCCGCAGTCTTCGCATCCGCATCCACCTTCTCCACTAAGACGATTGAGCATAACCTCTATTTCATCTTTTGTGGCTTCACGATTTTCAACTATGTGTCCTTTAAAGTTAAGATTTTTGCCAGCAAGTGGATGGTTCATGTCCATTTTTACTTTGTCATCACTTATCTCAAGTACACGGCCATAGAACCTCTGTCCATCTTCGTTCTGAAGTGGTACAATAGCATCCTTGAATATATGTTCGTGGTCAAAATGATTGTTGATCGTAAAAATACCTTTGTCAAGATCCAGCACGCGCTCGTCAACATAATCTCCATAAGCTTCATCCTTATCAAGCGAAAAATCAAATTCATCATTAACGTTGAGCCCCACTAATGCCTTTTCAAATCCATCAAGAGTGATGCCAAAACCACTAATAAATTGAAACGGTTTCTCTGTAGTAGCCTCTTCAACAAATTCTTCTACACCATTATTATTACTGTAAAGTTTGTAAGCTACTGATATGCACTTGTTTTGTGGTTTGTCCATTGTTTTTATACATTATATAATTAGTAATTGTTTGCAAAGTTAGTGGAAGTTGGTTGAAGAACAAAATATTAATACCTTTTTTTGTCATTTTGAAAGATAAAATGGTTCTCATTTTTGATTTACGTCAAGAAAAGTGCTTGTTATCGCAAACAGTTGCAATAATTTGTTGCACTAATCAGAAATATATCTACCTTTGCAATATCAAAAGATAAACAGGTATAACATTTTTAAAAGATTAAGGATTATGAAAAGATTGTTTTTATTAGTTGTAGCAGTGCTAAGCATGACTGCAACATTTGCAAAGGATGAGAAAGTAAACAACGTTAACAACGTAGAGGCTTATGACATGACAGTAAACTATTACAGACT comes from the Xylanibacter oryzae DSM 17970 genome and includes:
- a CDS encoding FKBP-type peptidyl-prolyl cis-trans isomerase codes for the protein MDKPQNKCISVAYKLYSNNNGVEEFVEEATTEKPFQFISGFGITLDGFEKALVGLNVNDEFDFSLDKDEAYGDYVDERVLDLDKGIFTINNHFDHEHIFKDAIVPLQNEDGQRFYGRVLEISDDKVKMDMNHPLAGKNLNFKGHIVENREATKDEIEVMLNRLSGEGGCGCEDCGGDCGEGHDHDCGCGHCH